The genomic region CATCCGGTACGTCGACGCCGACTTCCACCACAGTGGTGGCCACCAGCAGCCTGGTATCGCCGTTCTTGAAAGCCTGCATCGCGGCATCCTTTTCCGGCCCGCTCATCCGCCCGTGGATGAGCCCGACCTTGGGCCCGAAGAAATGGGCAAGCGTCTCGAAGCGTTCCTCGACCGACATCAGGTCGGATTGCTCGGACTCTTCCACCAGCGGGCAGATCCAGTAGGCCTTCTTGCCATCGGCAAGGGCGCTGCGCAGCCGCTGGACGATATCGCCGACGCGTTCCGTGGGAACGGTCACGGTATGGATCGGCTTGCGGCCGGCCGGCTTTTCCGTCAGCTTCGAGACATCCATATCGCCGAAGGCGGCCAGTACCAGCGTTCTGGGGATCGGCGTCGCCGTCATCACCAGCATATGCGGTGAGACCCCCTTGGCCGTCAGGCGCAGCCGCTGGTGGACGCCGAACCGGTGCTGCTCATCGACGACAGCCAGCATCAGGTTTGCATAGGAGACGCTGTCCTGGAACAGCGCATGGGTGCCGATGACGATCTTGGCCTGACCGGACGCAATGCGCTCGAGAATGCCGTCGCGCTCCTTGCCCTTCGTGCGGCCTGTGAGGACTTCGATAGAAAGTCCTGCAACGGCAGCGAATTTTGAGATCGTGCTATAGTGCTGGCGGGCGAGGATTTCCGTTGGCGCCATCAGCACCGCCTGTCCGCCGTTCTCGATCACAGCGGCAATCGCCATCAATGCCACCAGCGTCTTGCCGGCACCTACATCCCCCTGCAGCAGGCGCAGCATGCGGTCGCTGCCCGCCATGTCCTTCAGGACGTCGGCGATTGCAGCCGTCTGGCTGCCGGTCAGCGAGAAAGGCAGCGCGCCAAGAATCCGGCTGCTGATCTTACCGGTCGCATGAACGGGCTGGCCCGGCACGCGTCGCAGCCTCTGGCGAACGAGCGCCAGAGACAACTGGCCGGCCAGGAACTCGTCATAGGCGAGGCGGCGGCGGGCAGGTGCCTGCGGGTCGATGTCTTTCGCATCGCGCGGATCGTGCAGCATCCGGAAGCTCGTCGCGAAATCGGAAAAGCCCTGCTTCGTCACCAGCGCTGCGTCGTCCCATTCCGGCATATCCGGCATGCGCAGCAGTGCCGCCTCGATCGCCTTGCGGACGGTGCGCAACGTCAGGCCGGCGGTCAGCGGGTAGACGGGCTCCACCAGCGGCAGCGTCTCGCCTTCGCTTTCGCGCACGATGTAATCCGGATGCACCATCGACGGACGGCCGTTGAACCAGTCGACCTTGCCGCTGACGGTGACGGTCTCGCCGAGCGGCAGCTGCTTTTCCAGCCACTGTGCCTTGCCCCGGAAGAAGACGAGGCCGAGTTCGCCGGTCTCGTCGTGCAGGAACACGCGGTACGGCTGGCTGGTGCGCGGCGGCGGAGCCTGATGGCGGTCGACCCGGCCGGTGATGGTGACGATGGTCCCCTGTGGCGCCCGTGCGATTCCCGGCTGCTCGCGCCGGTCGACGATCGACGAGGGGGCATGGAACAGCAGGTCGACGACCCTGGTGTCCTCAAGATTTTCGCGGCCAAGCAGCTTCACCAGCAGGTCGGCCACTTTTGGCCCGACGCCCGGCAGCGAGGAAATGGAAGCAAACAGCGGATCGAGAATGGCAGGGCGCATGATGGCGGCAAAATGCGACGGCGGACACCGCTTTGGCAAGGCCGGATGATGCGATCCGCCGACAGTTCTCGACATGCCCCCGGAAAAATCCCCGGCAGCGTCTTTTTTCCGAAAAACCGGTTCCCACATTTCGAAGCGATGCTTTATAGAGACGCAGCAACAAGAAGGTGTGTGAGATGACAGGCGTAACACTGAGCAGCGCGCTCCTCGATCCACGCCGCAAGCGGATTCTGTTTCGTTGCTGGCATCGCGGTCTCCGGGAAATGGACCTCGTGTTCGGTCAGTTCGCCGACGCAGAGCTGCCGACACTGTCGGAGACCGAGCTCGACGAGTTCGAGATCATCATGGACGAGGAAGACAACGATCTGAACCGGTGGATTCTCGGCACGCTGCCGGTGCCAGAACGATTCCAGACGCCTCTGTTTGCCCGTATCGCCGCCTACGCACCGGACTTCGAGCAGATGACCGCCGACTTGCGCAGGGTTGCGGAATGATTGCAGGTATCGACGTCAGGAAACTTGCAGCGGCGCCCGTGCCGCTGACGATCGGCAACGTTCCGGCCGGCCTCGATCCGTTTATCATCGCCGAATTGGCGCGGTCCGGCGAACCGGTTGCCTACGTGCTGTCGGACGGACAGCGCATGGCTGACATCGAGCAGATGCTGTCCTTCATTGCGCCTGAAATCCCGGTGCTGACCCTTCCGGCCTGGGACTGCCTTCCCTATGACCGCGTTTCCCCAAGCTCCGACACATCTGCACGCAGGCTGGCGGCGCTTGGCGGGCTGATCGCTTACCACAAGAAGCCGCATGCGGCGATCGTGCTCGTGACCGTCAACGCCCTGCTGCAGAAGGTCGCCCCGCAGGACGTCATCGAAAGCCTGGCCTTCTCGGCAAAGCCCGGCAGCCAGCTGCGCATGGACGATATCGCAGGCCGCCTGGAGCGCAACGGTTTCGACCGGGTCGCGACCGTCCGGGAGGTCGGTGAATACGCGGTGCGCGGCGGCATCCTCGATGTCTTCGTGCCCGGCTCGGAAGAGCCCGTGCGCCTCGATTTCTTCGGCGATACGCTGGAGAGCATCCGCAGTTTCGACCCCGCAAGCCAGCGAACGACAGGGCAGGTGCGCTCGCTCGATCTCAATCCGATGAGCGAAGTGACGCTGACGCCGGATACCATCAGCCGCTTCCGCACAAATTACCTGGCGACCTTCGGCGCTGCCACCCGCGACGACGCTCTATATGTCGCCGTCTCCGAAGGCCGGCGTTATCCCGGCATGGAGCACTGGCTGCCGCTGTTCTATGAAAAGCTCGATACGATCTTCGACTACCTGAAGGGCTTCCGCTTCATCACCGACCATACGGTGCGCGAGGCTGCCGAGGAGCGCTCGAAGCTCGTCCGCGACTATTACGAGGCGCGCCAGCAGTCTGGCGAGCAGCGCAAGGGAGCGATGACGCAGGGCACGCCCTACAAGCCTGTGGCACCCGGCGAGCTTTACCTCGACGGCAAGATGTTTGGCGCGACGCTCGATGCCTTCAACGCTATCCGGATGTCGCCGTTCAACGAGCACGAGGGTGCAACCCGGCTGGTTGTCAATGTCGATGCGCGCCAAGGGCCGCGCTGGGCCCGAAGCGCCACCGAACAGGTCGATGCCGAGCGCGTCAACGTCTTCGATGCCGTCGTCAAGCATATCGCAGATCGTCGCGCGGCCGGTGGCAAGGTACTCGTCACGGCCTGGACGGAAGGCTCGCTGGAGCGCCTGCTGCAGGTGCTCGCCGAGCACGGGCTGCAACGCGTCAAGACTATCGAA from Rhizobium tumorigenes harbors:
- a CDS encoding succinate dehydrogenase assembly factor 2: MTGVTLSSALLDPRRKRILFRCWHRGLREMDLVFGQFADAELPTLSETELDEFEIIMDEEDNDLNRWILGTLPVPERFQTPLFARIAAYAPDFEQMTADLRRVAE
- the recG gene encoding ATP-dependent DNA helicase RecG, whose translation is MRPAILDPLFASISSLPGVGPKVADLLVKLLGRENLEDTRVVDLLFHAPSSIVDRREQPGIARAPQGTIVTITGRVDRHQAPPPRTSQPYRVFLHDETGELGLVFFRGKAQWLEKQLPLGETVTVSGKVDWFNGRPSMVHPDYIVRESEGETLPLVEPVYPLTAGLTLRTVRKAIEAALLRMPDMPEWDDAALVTKQGFSDFATSFRMLHDPRDAKDIDPQAPARRRLAYDEFLAGQLSLALVRQRLRRVPGQPVHATGKISSRILGALPFSLTGSQTAAIADVLKDMAGSDRMLRLLQGDVGAGKTLVALMAIAAVIENGGQAVLMAPTEILARQHYSTISKFAAVAGLSIEVLTGRTKGKERDGILERIASGQAKIVIGTHALFQDSVSYANLMLAVVDEQHRFGVHQRLRLTAKGVSPHMLVMTATPIPRTLVLAAFGDMDVSKLTEKPAGRKPIHTVTVPTERVGDIVQRLRSALADGKKAYWICPLVEESEQSDLMSVEERFETLAHFFGPKVGLIHGRMSGPEKDAAMQAFKNGDTRLLVATTVVEVGVDVPDATIMVIEHAERFGLAQLHQLRGRVGRGDEASSCILLYKGPLSETGHARLSIMRDTEDGFRIAEEDLKLRGEGELLGTRQSGTPGFRIASIEAHADLLEIARKDAAYLIERDADLVSDRGQAVRTLLYLFRRDEAIRFLRAG